A genomic window from Lycium barbarum isolate Lr01 chromosome 4, ASM1917538v2, whole genome shotgun sequence includes:
- the LOC132634894 gene encoding glutamate--cysteine ligase, chloroplastic: protein MALMSQAGSSHCIYSERIRCIGGNSNIPNNVEMFKMKEICSSWNSSRRVQGNYLDRIGVERRRGHLEIVAASPPTEDAVVAAEPLTKEDLVAYLASGCKSKEKWRIGTEHEKFGFEFGTLRPMKYEQIADLLNGIAERFDWEKVLEGDKIIGLKQGKQNISLEPGGQFELSGAPLETLHQTCAEVNSHLYQVKAVAEEMGIGFLGIGFQPKWGMKDIPIMPKGRYEIMKNYMPKVGSLGLDMMFRTCTVQVNLDFSSEADMIRKFRAGLALQPIATALFANSPFTEGKPNGFLSMRSHIWTDTDNNRAGMLPFVFDDSFGFEQYVDYALDVPMYFVYRKKKYVDCAGLSFRDFMNGKLPPIPGEYPTLNDWENHLTTIFPEVRLKRYLEMRGADGGPWRRLCALPAFWVGVLYDEESLQSVLDLTSDWTAEEREMLRNKVPKSGLKTPFRDGLLKHVAQDVVKLAKEGLERRGFKEMGFLNEVTEVVKTGVTPAEKLLELYHGKWGQSVDPVFEELLY, encoded by the exons ATGGCCTTGATGTCTCAGGCAGGTTCTTCACATTGCATTTACTCTGAAAGGATAAGATGTATAGGTGGGAATAGCAACATCCCGAACAATGTGGAGATGTTCAAGATGAAGGAGATATGTTCTTCTTGGAATTCCTCAAGACGAGTGCAAGGGAATTATTTGGATCGTATAGGAGTGGAACGTAGACGAGGACACCTGGAAATTGTTGCTGCAAGTCCTCCAACAGAGGATGCCGTTGTTGCAGCAGAGCCATTAACAAAAGAAGACCTTGTAGCATATCTTGCTTCTGGATGCAAATCCAAAGAAAAATGGAG GATAGGCACTGAACATGAGAAGTTTGGTTTCGAGTTTGGAACTCTGCGACCCATGAAGTATGAACAAATAGCCGACTTACTAAATGGTATTGCTGAGCGGTTTGATTGGGAAAAAGTACTGGAGGGTGACAAGATTATTGGCCTGAAACAG GGAAAGCAAAATATATCATTGGAACCTGGTGGCCAGTTTGAGCTTAGTGGTGCACCGCTTGAAACACTGCATCAAACTTGTGCAGAGGTCAATTCGCATCTCTACCAG GTTAAAGCTGTCGCAGAGGAGATGGGAATTGGATTCTTAGGAATTGGATTCCAGCCAAAGTGGGGGATGAAAGATATACCAATAATGCCGAAG GGGAGATATGAAATTATGAAAAATTACATGCCCAAAGTTGGCTCACTTGGGCTGGATATGATGTTTAGAACATGCACTGTTCAG GTAAATCTGGACTTCAGTTCTGAAGCTGACATGATCAGAAAGTTTCGTGCTGGTCTTGCCTTGCAGCCT ATTGCTACAGCTCTCTTTGCAAATTCGCCCTTCACTGAAGGAAAACCTAATGGTTTTCTCAGCATGAGAAG CCACATTTGGACCGATACAGATAATAACCGCGCTGGGATGCTTCCCTTCGTCTTTGATGACTCTTTTGG GTTTGAGCAGTATGTGGATTATGCACTTGATGTTCCTATGTATTTTGTCTATCGGAAGAAGAAGTATGTTGATTGTGCTGGATTGTCTTTCCGG GACTTCATGAATGGAAAACTTCCGCCAATTCCCGGCGAATATCCTACTCTTAATGATTGGGAGAATCACCTCACAACAATATTTCCTGAG GTCAGACTCAAAAGATATCTGGAAATGAGGGGTGCTGATGGAGGGCCTTGGAGAAGGTTGTGTGCACTGCCTGCATTCTGG GTGGGTGTACTCTACGATGAGGAGTCTTTGCAAAGCGTTTTGGACCTGACGTCTGATTGGACTGCAGAAGAAAGAGAGATGTTGAGGAATAAG GTGCCAAAAAGTGGTCTGAAGACACCATTTCGAGATGGATTGCTTAAGCACGTTGCTCAAGATGTTGTCAAGTTGGCAAAG GAAGGCTTGGAGAGAAGAGGCTTTAAGGAAATGGGATTTTTGAATGAAGTAACCGAGGTAGTCAAAACGG GTGTAACACCAGCTGAGAAGCTCTTGGAATTGTACCATGGGAAGTGGGGACAAAGCGTTGACCCTGTCTTTGAGGAGCTTCTCTACTGA